In Bacteroides cellulosilyticus, the genomic stretch GTAGGTACTACAGCAATATCAAAATTATAATGGAATAAAACACTTTCCGAACTTTCAAAAGATGTTATCGTTACACGTTTCTCATCCTTAAAGACATCACTAATCTGTTTTTTCAATGGGCCATCACCAGCAAATGTTATTTCAATATCATCATATTCAGCAATAATCCTCTTAGCTACACTTAGAAATAAAAGAGTTCCTCTATAGTCAACGAATCTCCTCGCAAAAATTATTCTCTTTTGATTGGAAGATTCCATTTTCTTCTTTATATCCCCAAAAGATATAGAAGAAGTAGAAAAATTAGGAATAACTTTCAAATGCATGCTTTCTGTTATCGTCCCAAGTGTCCTATACCAATTAAAATAATTATAATCTACACATACCGTATTGGGTGTATTATAAAATCGGTGAACATTCTTTATACATCGCAGCATTTTATTTAGGAGTTGAAGTGCAGCACTCTTTTTCCAGAATCCAGATAACATATTACCTGGTATGTCAAATGCTATACCATGTTGAATTGTAATTACATTCCTATAAGGAGCCCTTATGTCTAACTGATCAGTAGCCAAAATATATAGCCCTTTATTTGAATATATATTGTCAAATAATAATTGATAAATATTCTTTCTCCAAGTCTGCTTAATAGATATTGACTTTATCAATACTCCATTAAGAGACACTTCCTTTGTAAAATTGTCAATTTGGTAAATTGAAACATCCATTTTAGCAGATTTCAGAATGTGAGCCAAATCATAAATATAAGTTTCTACCCCACCTATCTTCAAACTATAATTTTCAAAGTCATATATTAATGGAGAAATAATAGTAACATCCATAAATCAATCTCTAAAACTGTCTATAATCCTCTGGCTAGCTTTCCCATCCCCATAAGGATTTATAGCCATACTCATCCTCTCATAATATTCTGCATCGTTAAGCAATGCCGAAACTTC encodes the following:
- a CDS encoding glycosyltransferase family 4 protein — translated: MDVTIISPLIYDFENYSLKIGGVETYIYDLAHILKSAKMDVSIYQIDNFTKEVSLNGVLIKSISIKQTWRKNIYQLLFDNIYSNKGLYILATDQLDIRAPYRNVITIQHGIAFDIPGNMLSGFWKKSAALQLLNKMLRCIKNVHRFYNTPNTVCVDYNYFNWYRTLGTITESMHLKVIPNFSTSSISFGDIKKKMESSNQKRIIFARRFVDYRGTLLFLSVAKRIIAEYDDIEITFAGDGPLKKQISDVFKDEKRVTITSFESSESVLFHYNFDIAVVPTIFSEGTSLSLCEAMASGCFPIATHVGGMTNMLIDGYNGKLVYPSEGMLYKAIVDVLSLDKKDFCQIVLNAYATVQKSFSKEKWTLEWLSFIDEVMKNERL